A genome region from Streptomyces sp. S4.7 includes the following:
- a CDS encoding DUF4245 domain-containing protein: MAAKRGNQTVRSMFLSMAVVVAVAGVFYVANPHDEDADPLPAVDYRVELVTAQRAAPYPVLAPKGLPKTWKPTSVSYARQDGNSWHLGFLDPGREYVAVEQSTAPARKYIADVTHHAEDTGKTARVGGETWQRWEGPKYDALVRSADGATTVVTGTAPYERLVEMAESLESDKAPAAGTGTDADTGTDTDAGSDADAGSGEA; encoded by the coding sequence GTGGCAGCGAAGCGAGGCAATCAGACGGTGCGGAGCATGTTCCTGTCGATGGCGGTCGTCGTCGCCGTCGCGGGGGTTTTCTACGTGGCCAATCCGCACGACGAGGACGCGGATCCCCTGCCCGCGGTCGACTACCGGGTCGAGCTGGTGACGGCGCAGCGAGCCGCCCCGTACCCGGTGCTGGCCCCGAAGGGTCTCCCCAAGACATGGAAGCCGACATCCGTGTCGTACGCGAGGCAGGACGGTAACTCCTGGCATCTCGGCTTCCTCGACCCCGGCCGTGAGTACGTGGCCGTGGAGCAGTCGACGGCGCCGGCGCGGAAGTACATCGCCGACGTCACGCACCACGCCGAGGACACCGGGAAGACCGCGCGGGTGGGCGGCGAGACCTGGCAGCGGTGGGAGGGGCCGAAGTACGACGCCCTGGTGCGGTCCGCCGACGGGGCGACGACGGTCGTGACGGGTACGGCGCCGTACGAGCGGCTCGTCGAGATGGCGGAGTCGCTGGAGTCCGACAAGGCGCCGGCTGCCGGTACCGGCACAGACGCCGACACCGGCACAGACACCGACGCAGGGTCCGACGCCGACGCCGGATCCGGCGAGGCCTGA
- a CDS encoding malonic semialdehyde reductase, translated as MSLVLDPAAQDLLFREARTANTFTDEPVTEEQIQAIYDLVKFGPTAYNQTPLRVVMVRSPEARERLVQHMSNGNKPKTSTAPLVAIFAADNEFHEELPELFPAFPAAKDAIFSQRPVREQNAGMNAALQAAYFIVGIRAAGLAAGPMTGFDHAGVQKEFLDGDHTPLMVVNIGRPGDNAWSARSPRRSYDEVVTTA; from the coding sequence ATGTCCCTCGTTCTTGACCCGGCCGCCCAGGACCTCCTCTTCCGTGAGGCCCGCACCGCCAACACGTTCACCGACGAGCCGGTGACCGAAGAGCAGATCCAGGCGATCTACGACCTCGTGAAGTTCGGTCCCACCGCCTACAACCAGACGCCGCTGCGCGTCGTCATGGTCCGCTCCCCCGAGGCCCGCGAGCGGCTCGTCCAGCACATGAGCAACGGCAACAAGCCCAAGACGTCCACCGCCCCGCTGGTCGCGATCTTCGCCGCCGACAACGAGTTCCACGAGGAGCTCCCCGAGCTCTTCCCGGCCTTCCCCGCCGCCAAGGACGCGATCTTCTCCCAGCGTCCGGTGCGCGAGCAGAACGCCGGTATGAACGCGGCGCTCCAGGCCGCCTACTTCATCGTCGGCATCCGCGCCGCCGGTCTGGCCGCGGGCCCGATGACGGGCTTCGACCACGCCGGCGTCCAGAAGGAGTTCCTGGACGGCGACCACACGCCCCTGATGGTCGTGAACATCGGCAGGCCCGGCGACAACGCCTGGTCCGCGCGTTCCCCGCGCCGGTCGTACGACGAGGTCGTCACGACCGCCTGA
- a CDS encoding exodeoxyribonuclease VII small subunit: MAKKDSGTATAAGADAPGYEQARDELIDVVRRLETGGTTLEESLALWERGEELARVCRRWLDGARARLDASLADPAPASGPDDRG; the protein is encoded by the coding sequence ATGGCCAAGAAGGACAGCGGGACAGCAACGGCCGCCGGGGCGGACGCGCCCGGCTACGAGCAGGCGCGGGACGAGCTGATCGACGTCGTGCGCCGCCTGGAGACCGGCGGTACGACGCTGGAGGAGTCGCTGGCCCTGTGGGAGCGGGGCGAGGAGCTGGCCAGGGTCTGCCGCCGCTGGCTGGACGGCGCCCGCGCCCGCCTCGACGCCTCCCTGGCGGATCCGGCACCGGCCTCCGGCCCGGACGACCGGGGCTGA
- the xseA gene encoding exodeoxyribonuclease VII large subunit, whose protein sequence is MALNTSAEAPLPVGEVSRLIGGWIDRLGAIWVEGQITQLSRRPGAGVVFLTLRDPSYDISVSVTCYRQVFDAIADVVSEGARVVVHAKPEWYAPRGQLSLRAAEIKPVGIGELLVRLEQLKKSLGAEGLFAADRKRPLPFLPQLIGLVCGRASAAERDVLENARRRWPAVRFEVRNTAVQGVNAVSQVVQAVKELDDLPEVDVIIVARGGGSVEDLLPFSDEQLVRAVADCRTPVVSAIGHEPDSPLLDLVADVRASTPTDAAKKTVPDVGEELDRVQALRDRALRTVQGLLDREERGLAHALARPVMERPQRMVEERESEIDALADRSRRVLRHLLDRADSELSHTRARVVSLSPAATLERGYAVLQRPDGAVVRSPAEVSADQELRARVAEGEFTVRVSE, encoded by the coding sequence ATGGCTCTCAACACGTCCGCGGAAGCCCCGCTGCCCGTCGGTGAGGTGTCGCGACTCATCGGCGGCTGGATCGACCGGCTCGGCGCCATCTGGGTCGAGGGACAGATCACCCAGCTGTCGCGCAGGCCGGGTGCCGGGGTCGTGTTCCTGACGCTGCGCGACCCGTCGTACGACATCTCGGTGAGCGTCACTTGCTACCGGCAGGTCTTCGACGCGATCGCCGACGTCGTGTCCGAGGGCGCGCGGGTCGTGGTGCACGCGAAGCCGGAGTGGTACGCGCCGAGGGGGCAGTTGTCGCTGCGAGCCGCCGAGATAAAGCCCGTCGGCATCGGCGAACTGCTCGTCAGGCTGGAGCAGTTGAAGAAGTCCCTCGGCGCCGAAGGGCTGTTCGCCGCCGATCGCAAGCGGCCGCTGCCTTTTCTTCCGCAGCTGATCGGGCTCGTCTGTGGCCGGGCGTCGGCGGCCGAGCGGGATGTCCTGGAGAACGCGCGACGGCGCTGGCCCGCCGTCCGCTTCGAGGTCCGCAACACCGCGGTACAGGGTGTCAACGCGGTGAGTCAGGTCGTGCAGGCGGTCAAGGAGCTGGACGATCTGCCCGAGGTCGATGTGATCATCGTGGCGCGTGGCGGCGGCAGTGTGGAGGATCTGCTGCCGTTCTCGGACGAGCAGTTGGTACGGGCGGTGGCCGACTGCCGTACGCCCGTCGTGTCGGCGATCGGCCACGAGCCGGACTCCCCGCTGCTGGACCTCGTCGCCGACGTACGGGCGTCGACGCCCACGGACGCGGCGAAGAAGACCGTGCCGGACGTCGGCGAGGAGCTGGACCGTGTGCAGGCGCTGCGGGACCGGGCGCTGCGGACGGTGCAGGGGCTGCTCGACCGGGAGGAGCGCGGGCTCGCGCACGCGCTGGCCCGGCCGGTGATGGAGCGCCCGCAGCGGATGGTCGAGGAGCGCGAGAGCGAGATCGACGCGCTGGCCGACCGGAGCCGGCGGGTGCTGCGGCATCTGCTGGACCGCGCGGACTCCGAGCTGTCGCACACCCGGGCGAGGGTGGTCTCGCTCTCGCCGGCGGCGACCCTGGAGCGCGGATACGCGGTGCTCCAGCGGCCGGACGGGGCCGTCGTCCGCTCCCCGGCGGAGGTCTCGGCGGACCAGGAGCTCCGGGCCAGGGTGGCGGAGGGCGAGTTCACGGTGCGCGTCTCCGAATGA
- a CDS encoding APC family permease, with product MADSGAGDADGTGGAGSTGGTGKTGGTNPRTGGGDGFGRGSEPDLGPDGPSDTGGGGGADAVGGLRRTLGFRDLVVYGLLFIAPMAPVGVYGTLDAKSHGAVALVYVFATVAMAFTAFSYAQMIRVAPQAGSVFAYARKGLGEGPGFIAGWMAMLDYLLIPAVAYLFAGIAMEALVPSVDRWIWTGLAVVITTLLNLWGVRAAARVGFFVLAMEIVVLVVFLVSAIVVLTQDGATRGWLSPLTGDLTFSLTAVLSGVSVAVLSYLGFDAIASFAEEVTGGSRKVARAVLFCLALAGVLFVAQTYLVALLEPLSSAELAADPTKQGSAFYDAVDASVGTWLHDLVAVSKAIGAAFAALAGQAAAARLLFAMGRERRLPRLLSRTDAGTPRVALLLAAVVTLIAAVWAARNDNGLDHLVSVVDIGALTAFILLHASVVGWYAVRRMEGPPRILAHVVAPVVGAGVLVAVIVEAAESAQVVGAIWLAVGLVVLAIQWRRRTLTRKAP from the coding sequence ATGGCCGACAGCGGTGCGGGCGATGCGGACGGTACGGGCGGCGCGGGAAGTACGGGCGGCACCGGCAAAACGGGCGGAACGAACCCGCGTACGGGCGGCGGCGACGGCTTCGGCCGCGGGTCCGAGCCGGACCTGGGTCCGGACGGACCCTCAGATACGGGCGGCGGCGGGGGCGCGGACGCCGTGGGCGGACTGCGGCGGACTCTCGGGTTCCGGGATCTCGTCGTGTACGGGCTCCTCTTCATCGCGCCCATGGCGCCCGTCGGTGTGTACGGCACGCTGGACGCCAAGTCGCACGGGGCCGTGGCGCTCGTCTACGTCTTCGCCACCGTCGCGATGGCGTTCACGGCCTTCAGTTACGCGCAGATGATCCGGGTCGCGCCGCAGGCCGGTTCGGTCTTCGCCTACGCCCGCAAGGGGCTCGGAGAGGGGCCGGGATTCATCGCCGGGTGGATGGCGATGCTCGACTACCTCCTGATCCCCGCCGTCGCGTATCTCTTCGCCGGGATCGCGATGGAGGCGCTGGTGCCCTCCGTCGACCGGTGGATCTGGACGGGGCTCGCCGTCGTGATCACCACGCTGCTCAATCTCTGGGGTGTACGGGCGGCCGCGCGTGTCGGCTTCTTCGTGCTCGCGATGGAGATCGTGGTGCTGGTGGTGTTCCTGGTGTCGGCGATCGTGGTGCTCACACAGGACGGCGCGACACGCGGCTGGCTGTCACCGCTCACGGGCGATCTGACCTTCTCACTGACGGCGGTGCTCAGCGGGGTGTCGGTCGCCGTGCTGTCGTATCTGGGCTTCGACGCGATCGCCTCGTTCGCCGAGGAGGTGACGGGCGGTTCGCGGAAGGTGGCTCGGGCGGTGCTGTTCTGTCTGGCGCTCGCCGGTGTGCTGTTCGTGGCGCAGACGTACCTCGTGGCGCTCCTCGAACCCCTCAGCTCGGCGGAGTTGGCCGCCGACCCGACGAAGCAGGGGTCGGCCTTCTACGACGCGGTGGACGCCTCCGTAGGAACGTGGCTGCACGATCTGGTCGCGGTGAGCAAGGCGATCGGCGCCGCGTTCGCCGCGCTGGCGGGTCAGGCCGCCGCCGCCCGGCTGCTCTTCGCGATGGGCCGGGAGCGGCGGCTGCCGCGGCTGCTGTCCCGTACGGACGCGGGCACGCCCCGCGTGGCGCTGCTGCTCGCGGCGGTGGTGACGCTGATCGCCGCCGTTTGGGCGGCCAGGAACGACAACGGGCTGGACCATCTGGTGTCGGTGGTCGACATCGGGGCCCTGACGGCGTTCATCCTGCTGCACGCGTCGGTGGTCGGGTGGTACGCGGTACGGCGCATGGAGGGCCCGCCACGGATCCTGGCGCATGTGGTGGCGCCGGTGGTCGGCGCGGGTGTGCTGGTCGCCGTGATCGTGGAGGCGGCCGAGTCGGCGCAGGTGGTGGGCGCGATCTGGCTGGCGGTGGGGCTGGTGGTGCTCGCGATCCAGTGGCGTCGTCGCACGCTGACGCGGAAGGCTCCGTAG
- a CDS encoding 4-hydroxy-3-methylbut-2-enyl diphosphate reductase, giving the protein MTATPSPSPAATPSGDAARRAGKRVLLAAPRGYCAGVDRAVIAVEKALEQYGAPIYVRHEIVHNKYVVQTLQKKGAIFVEETAEVPEGSIVMFSAHGVAPVVHDEAADRKLATIDATCPLVTKVHKEAVRFANDDYDILLIGHDGHEEVIGTSGEAPDHITLVDGPGDVANVEVRDESKVVWLSQTTLSVDETMETVDKLKEKFPLLISPPSDDICYATQNRQIAVKQMGADADLVIVVGSKNSSNSVRLVEVALGAGSRDAHLVDSADEIDEAWLEGVTTVGVTSGASVPEILVEGVLEWLTGHGFEDVEIVKAAEESIVFSLPKELRRDLRAEAAALAEK; this is encoded by the coding sequence ATGACTGCTACGCCCAGCCCGTCGCCCGCCGCCACCCCGAGTGGAGACGCCGCGCGCCGCGCCGGCAAACGCGTCCTGCTCGCCGCGCCCCGTGGTTACTGCGCCGGCGTCGACCGTGCCGTGATCGCCGTGGAGAAAGCCCTGGAGCAGTACGGGGCACCGATCTATGTCCGCCACGAAATCGTCCACAACAAGTATGTCGTGCAGACCCTTCAGAAGAAGGGCGCGATCTTCGTCGAGGAGACGGCGGAGGTCCCCGAGGGATCGATCGTCATGTTCTCCGCGCACGGAGTGGCCCCCGTCGTCCACGACGAGGCCGCCGACCGCAAACTCGCGACCATCGACGCGACCTGCCCCCTGGTCACCAAGGTCCACAAGGAAGCCGTCCGCTTCGCCAACGACGACTACGACATCCTGCTGATCGGCCACGACGGCCACGAAGAGGTGATCGGCACCTCCGGCGAGGCCCCCGACCACATCACGCTGGTCGACGGACCCGGCGATGTCGCCAACGTCGAGGTGCGCGACGAGTCCAAGGTCGTCTGGCTCTCCCAGACGACCCTCTCCGTGGACGAGACGATGGAGACCGTCGACAAGCTCAAGGAGAAGTTCCCGCTGCTGATCTCGCCGCCGAGCGACGACATCTGCTACGCCACACAGAACCGGCAGATCGCCGTCAAGCAGATGGGCGCCGACGCGGACCTGGTCATCGTCGTCGGGTCGAAGAACTCGTCCAACTCGGTACGGTTGGTCGAGGTCGCCCTCGGCGCGGGCTCCCGCGACGCGCATCTGGTGGACTCCGCCGACGAGATCGACGAGGCGTGGCTGGAAGGCGTCACGACGGTCGGTGTCACCTCCGGCGCGTCCGTCCCCGAGATCCTGGTCGAAGGTGTCCTGGAGTGGCTCACCGGCCACGGCTTCGAAGACGTCGAGATCGTCAAGGCCGCCGAGGAGTCGATCGTCTTCTCGCTGCCGAAGGAACTCCGCCGTGACCTGCGCGCGGAGGCGGCCGCCCTGGCCGAGAAGTAG
- a CDS encoding ROK family protein: protein MNVFGVDIGGSGIKGAPVDLERGELAEPRHKVLTPQPATPDEVAGCVAEVVEHFSWSGPVGITFPGVVTGSVVRTAANVDKRWIDMDAGKLLGDRLKLPVTILNDGDAAGVAEMTFGAGKGRRGTVFLLTFGTGIGSALFIDGTLVPNTELGHLELNGHDAEKHASTKAKDDHDLSWHHWAHRVQKYLAHLEMLFSPELFIIGGGVSRKADKFVHLIEDIKAEIVPAQLQNNAGIVGAAMTAAER, encoded by the coding sequence ATGAACGTCTTCGGAGTGGACATCGGCGGCTCTGGCATCAAGGGCGCGCCCGTGGACCTGGAGCGCGGTGAACTGGCAGAGCCGCGCCACAAAGTGCTCACCCCGCAGCCGGCCACACCCGACGAGGTGGCCGGCTGCGTCGCCGAGGTGGTCGAGCACTTCAGCTGGTCCGGCCCGGTCGGCATCACCTTCCCGGGAGTGGTCACGGGCTCGGTCGTCCGCACGGCCGCGAACGTCGACAAGCGCTGGATCGACATGGACGCCGGCAAACTGCTCGGCGACCGGCTGAAGCTGCCCGTCACGATCCTCAACGACGGGGACGCGGCGGGCGTGGCCGAGATGACCTTCGGCGCGGGCAAGGGCCGGCGGGGCACCGTCTTCCTGCTGACCTTCGGTACGGGGATCGGCAGCGCCCTGTTCATCGACGGCACACTCGTCCCGAACACCGAGCTGGGTCATCTGGAGCTGAACGGCCACGACGCGGAGAAGCACGCGTCGACGAAGGCCAAGGACGACCACGACCTGAGCTGGCACCACTGGGCGCACCGGGTGCAGAAGTATCTGGCGCATCTGGAGATGCTGTTCTCGCCGGAGCTGTTCATCATCGGCGGCGGGGTGAGCCGCAAGGCGGACAAGTTCGTTCATCTGATCGAGGACATCAAGGCGGAGATCGTCCCGGCGCAGCTTCAGAACAACGCGGGGATCGTGGGAGCCGCGATGACAGCCGCGGAACGCTGA
- a CDS encoding DUF6542 domain-containing protein has product MEQHRTRPPQRRPRPPQSPLSPRGAVTDTAAVYRVPAPTGRRVPPVVLTLRRLPNPRLTGLGAGLFAAATMFVIGCLDQLLFDGEPLVYGLLFLPVSALTAFWVRTADLVTAPISVPIAFAFGTVPISGGTSGIGGQTMAVVTALAVQAGWLYGGTLVAGVIASVRKVRQMGRRQRARDAAARGAGPGAGAGSKASAGAGAAAKAGTSAIARRG; this is encoded by the coding sequence GTGGAGCAGCACAGGACACGTCCCCCCCAGCGCCGGCCGCGGCCGCCGCAGAGCCCTCTCAGTCCGCGGGGCGCCGTCACCGACACCGCCGCCGTCTACCGGGTCCCGGCGCCGACCGGGCGCCGGGTGCCGCCTGTCGTGCTCACCCTGCGCAGACTCCCGAATCCCCGGCTGACCGGCCTGGGCGCCGGGCTGTTCGCCGCCGCCACGATGTTCGTGATCGGGTGCCTGGACCAGTTGCTGTTCGACGGTGAGCCCCTGGTCTACGGGCTGCTGTTCCTCCCGGTCAGCGCCTTGACCGCGTTCTGGGTGCGGACCGCCGATCTGGTGACCGCCCCGATCAGCGTGCCGATCGCCTTCGCCTTCGGCACCGTCCCGATCTCCGGCGGGACGAGCGGCATCGGCGGTCAGACGATGGCCGTCGTCACCGCGCTGGCCGTTCAGGCGGGCTGGCTGTACGGCGGCACGCTCGTGGCCGGGGTCATCGCCTCCGTACGGAAGGTCCGCCAGATGGGCCGCCGCCAGCGCGCACGCGACGCCGCCGCCCGCGGGGCCGGTCCGGGCGCGGGAGCGGGTTCGAAAGCGAGTGCCGGAGCGGGTGCGGCGGCGAAGGCGGGCACGAGCGCGATCGCGCGCCGGGGCTAG
- the ychF gene encoding redox-regulated ATPase YchF, which produces MSLTIGIVGLPNVGKSTLFNALTKNDVLAANYPFATIEPNVGVVGVPDPRLAVLAKIFDSQKILPATVDFVDIAGIVRGASEGEGLGNKFLANIRESDAICQVIRAFKDENVVHVDGKVSPKDDIETINTELILADLQSVEKAVPRLTKESRLQKEKVAVLAAVEEAQKILEAGTTLFAAGISAGTEKGRLLHELHLLTTKPFLYVFNVDEDELVDEDFKNEQRALVAPAEAIFLNAKIESELIELDDDEALELLQSMGQDEPGLATLGRVGFATLGLQTYLTAGPKETRAWTIKKGATAPEAAGVIHTDFQKGFIKAEVISFADLVEAGSVTESRAKGKARMEGKDYVMQDGDVVEFRFNV; this is translated from the coding sequence GTGTCGCTCACGATCGGAATCGTCGGTCTGCCGAATGTCGGCAAGTCGACCCTTTTCAACGCCCTGACCAAGAACGACGTGCTGGCGGCCAACTACCCGTTCGCCACGATCGAGCCCAACGTCGGCGTCGTCGGTGTCCCCGACCCCCGGCTGGCCGTCCTCGCCAAGATCTTCGACTCCCAGAAGATCCTTCCGGCGACGGTCGACTTCGTCGACATCGCGGGCATCGTGCGCGGCGCCTCCGAGGGCGAGGGCCTCGGCAACAAGTTCCTCGCGAACATCCGCGAGTCCGACGCCATCTGCCAGGTCATCAGGGCCTTCAAGGACGAGAACGTCGTACACGTCGACGGCAAGGTCTCGCCGAAGGACGACATCGAGACGATCAACACCGAGCTGATCCTGGCCGACCTCCAGTCGGTCGAGAAGGCCGTCCCGCGGCTGACGAAGGAGTCCCGCCTCCAGAAGGAGAAGGTCGCCGTCCTGGCGGCGGTCGAGGAGGCTCAGAAGATCCTCGAAGCCGGCACGACCCTCTTCGCCGCGGGTATCTCGGCGGGCACGGAGAAGGGCCGGCTTCTCCACGAGCTGCACCTGCTCACCACCAAGCCCTTCCTGTACGTCTTCAACGTCGACGAGGACGAGTTGGTCGACGAGGACTTCAAGAACGAACAGCGCGCCCTGGTGGCCCCGGCCGAGGCGATCTTCCTGAACGCCAAGATCGAGTCCGAACTGATCGAACTGGACGACGACGAGGCCCTGGAACTGCTCCAGTCCATGGGCCAGGACGAGCCCGGCCTGGCCACCCTCGGCCGCGTCGGCTTCGCGACCCTGGGCCTCCAGACGTACCTCACGGCAGGCCCGAAGGAGACCCGCGCCTGGACGATCAAGAAGGGCGCGACGGCCCCCGAGGCGGCCGGTGTGATCCACACCGACTTCCAGAAGGGCTTCATCAAGGCGGAGGTCATCTCCTTCGCCGACCTGGTGGAGGCGGGCTCGGTCACCGAATCCCGCGCCAAGGGCAAGGCCCGCATGGAGGGCAAGGACTACGTGATGCAGGACGGCGACGTGGTGGAGTTCCGCTTCAACGTCTGA
- a CDS encoding cupin domain-containing protein: MSYPEPRHLGDKGEVNAVFRPADTPADVRSPSGTETHFVASSVSTGGEFGLYRMDMVPRGGGPSTHFHKTISESFYILDGTVRLYDGERWIEAEKGDFLYVPPGGLHGFRNDSDAPASTLILFAPGAPREEYFEKVSTVGRMTDEERTAFFIRHDTYWVD, translated from the coding sequence ATGTCGTACCCGGAACCCCGTCACCTCGGGGACAAGGGCGAGGTCAACGCGGTCTTCCGGCCCGCGGACACCCCCGCCGACGTGCGGTCCCCCTCGGGCACCGAGACGCACTTCGTGGCCTCCAGTGTGTCCACGGGTGGTGAGTTCGGGCTCTACCGGATGGACATGGTGCCCAGGGGAGGCGGCCCGAGCACTCACTTCCACAAGACGATCTCGGAGTCGTTCTACATCCTCGACGGGACGGTCCGGCTGTACGACGGAGAGCGCTGGATCGAGGCGGAGAAGGGCGATTTCCTCTACGTGCCGCCTGGCGGCCTGCACGGCTTCCGCAACGACTCGGACGCGCCCGCCTCCACGCTCATCCTCTTCGCGCCCGGAGCCCCTCGCGAGGAGTACTTCGAGAAGGTGTCCACGGTCGGCCGGATGACGGACGAGGAGCGCACCGCGTTCTTCATCAGGCACGACACGTACTGGGTTGACTGA
- a CDS encoding GntR family transcriptional regulator, with translation MVFGEQPAYLRVASDLRRKIVDGALPPHTRLPSQARIREEYGVSDTVALEARKVLMAEGLVEGRSGSGTYVRERPVPRRIARSGYRPSSGANPFRQEQADDGVRGTWESSSERDAVAPEIATRLGIQPGDPAMRTRYVFRDAGEPMMLSTSWEPLEVTGRTPVMLPEEGPLGGSGVVERMAAIGIVVDNVVEEVGARPGLAEELLPLGGVPGHVVMVLERTYYASGRAVETADMVVPADRYRIAYHLPVR, from the coding sequence GTGGTATTCGGTGAGCAGCCGGCCTATCTGCGCGTCGCGAGTGATCTTCGGCGGAAGATTGTCGACGGTGCTCTGCCGCCGCACACCCGACTGCCGTCCCAGGCCCGGATCCGCGAGGAGTACGGCGTCTCGGACACGGTTGCCCTGGAAGCCCGCAAGGTGCTGATGGCGGAGGGGCTGGTCGAGGGCCGGTCCGGGTCGGGGACCTACGTTCGCGAGCGGCCCGTGCCGCGTCGTATCGCCCGCTCCGGCTACCGGCCGTCATCCGGCGCCAACCCCTTCCGGCAGGAGCAGGCGGACGACGGGGTGCGCGGTACGTGGGAGTCGAGCAGCGAGCGGGACGCGGTGGCGCCGGAGATCGCCACACGCCTCGGCATACAGCCGGGCGACCCGGCGATGCGCACGCGCTATGTCTTCAGGGACGCGGGGGAGCCGATGATGCTCTCCACGTCCTGGGAGCCCCTGGAGGTCACCGGGCGCACCCCGGTGATGCTCCCCGAAGAGGGGCCGCTCGGGGGCAGCGGGGTCGTGGAGCGGATGGCGGCCATCGGCATCGTGGTGGACAACGTGGTCGAGGAGGTCGGCGCGCGTCCGGGGCTGGCGGAGGAGCTCCTGCCGCTCGGCGGTGTGCCCGGCCATGTGGTGATGGTCCTGGAGCGGACGTACTACGCGTCGGGCCGCGCGGTCGAAACGGCCGACATGGTTGTGCCGGCGGACCGATATCGCATCGCCTATCACCTTCCGGTCAGATGA
- a CDS encoding SPOR domain-containing protein gives MTDGGAVLPWLVIRQDDNGNRYRVGRYATKDEAQKIADGLGGNGHKQLYWVERLGQTGG, from the coding sequence ATGACCGACGGCGGCGCTGTACTTCCCTGGCTGGTGATACGTCAGGACGACAACGGAAACCGGTACCGCGTGGGCAGGTACGCCACGAAGGACGAGGCGCAGAAGATCGCCGACGGCCTCGGCGGCAACGGCCACAAGCAGCTCTACTGGGTCGAGCGCCTGGGGCAGACCGGCGGCTGA
- a CDS encoding NUDIX domain-containing protein, translated as MSEGGAATVLIDTVAWVRVEQGRILCARSRGKDVFYIPGGKREGAETDLETLVREVEEELAVAVLPATTAHLGTYEAQAHGQPDGVVVRMSCYSGDYRGTPAASNEIEEIRWLSYGDRALVAPVDQLLFDDLRDAGELT; from the coding sequence ATGAGTGAGGGCGGAGCTGCAACGGTCTTGATCGACACAGTCGCGTGGGTCCGAGTGGAGCAGGGCAGGATCCTCTGCGCGCGTTCTCGTGGGAAGGATGTGTTCTACATCCCCGGCGGCAAGCGCGAAGGCGCGGAGACCGATCTGGAGACCCTGGTCCGCGAGGTCGAGGAGGAGCTGGCCGTGGCCGTCCTCCCGGCCACGACGGCCCATCTGGGTACGTACGAGGCCCAGGCCCACGGCCAGCCGGACGGTGTCGTCGTCCGGATGAGCTGCTACTCCGGTGACTACCGGGGTACGCCGGCCGCCAGCAACGAGATCGAGGAGATCCGCTGGCTCTCCTACGGCGACCGGGCCCTGGTCGCCCCCGTCGACCAGCTTCTCTTCGACGACCTCAGGGACGCGGGGGAGCTGACGTGA
- a CDS encoding ATP-binding protein, whose translation MVGLTEVESTYAEWTFPAEPDAVRTARHAVRDTLDVWRLDHHVRDSAVLLVSELVTNSSQYTSGPIDVRLAVVSVCPAGLTGAALLVEVSDPLPDPPTARSPGPDDEGGRGIQLVACSARRWGTRRGRTGKTVWFELPLPG comes from the coding sequence GTGGTCGGCTTGACCGAGGTGGAGAGCACCTACGCCGAGTGGACCTTCCCTGCCGAGCCGGATGCCGTACGTACCGCACGCCACGCGGTACGCGACACCCTCGACGTCTGGCGTCTCGACCACCACGTACGCGACTCGGCCGTTCTGCTGGTCAGTGAGCTGGTTACCAACTCCTCGCAGTACACGTCTGGCCCGATCGATGTCAGGCTGGCTGTTGTTTCCGTATGCCCCGCGGGCCTCACCGGTGCCGCACTGCTGGTGGAGGTGTCCGATCCGCTCCCCGATCCGCCGACCGCGCGGTCTCCCGGCCCCGATGACGAGGGGGGTCGCGGTATCCAGCTCGTCGCTTGCTCCGCGCGCCGTTGGGGTACACGCCGGGGGAGGACGGGTAAGACGGTGTGGTTCGAGCTGCCGCTCCCTGGTTAG